In the genome of Megalops cyprinoides isolate fMegCyp1 chromosome 7, fMegCyp1.pri, whole genome shotgun sequence, one region contains:
- the sike1 gene encoding suppressor of IKBKE 1 — MTCTLEKVLGDARTLLERLKEHDTAAESLIEQSGALSQRVHSMREVGNALPDKYQEDSVELKELSKYKPHILLTQENTQIKELQQENRELWLSLEEHQYALELIMGRYRKQMLQLMMVKKEMDTQPVLSLHEDHAKEVQSQLERICEMGQVMRRAVQVDDQHYCSVRERLAQLEIENKELRDLLSISRSSLKLQTEEKSQLQPESDAKPVDK, encoded by the exons ATGACGTGCACGCTGGAGAAAGTGCTGGGCGACGCTCGCACGCTGCTGGAGCGGCTAAAGGAGCACGATACGGCGGCGGAGAGCTTGATCGAGCAGTCGGGGGCGCTAAGCCAGAGAGTTCACAGCATGAGGGAAGTGGGCAACGCGCTGCCAGACAAG TACCAGGAGGACAGTGTGGAGCTGAAGGAACTGTCCAAGTACAAGCCCCACATTCTGCTGACCCAGGAGAATACCCAGATTAAAGAGCTGCAACAGGAGAACAGAG aGCTGTGGCTGTCTTTGGAGGAACACCAGTATGCGCTAGAGCTGATCATGGGTCGGTACCGCAAACAGATGCTGCAGCTGATGATGGTGAAGAAAGAGATGGACACTCAGCCTGTGCTGAGCTTGCACGAGGACCATGCCAAG GAGGTACAGAGCCAGCTGGAGCGGATCTGTGAGATGGGACAGGTGATGCGGAGAGCGGTCCAGGTAGATGACCAGCACTACTGCTCTGTGCGGGAGAGACTGGCACAGCTGGAG ATTGAAAACAAGGAACTGCGTGACCTTCTGTCCATCAGTAGGAGCTCCCTGAAGCTACAGACTGAGGAGAAGAGCCAGCTCCAGCCTGAATCTGATGCTAAACCTGTCGATAAGTAG